The region TGCTCCAGATTGCTTAGCTACTTCTAAGATTCTTCTGTAATTCAAATAGCTTTCTTTCGATGGTGACGGCCCAATGTGATAAGCCTCATCCGCCAAGAAAACGTGCAAACTATCACGATCGGCATCGGAGAAAACCGCAACGGATGCGATACCAAGCTCGCGGCAAGCGCGAGTGATACGAATTGCGATTTCCCCACGATTAGCGATCAGGATTTTTTTAAACAATGCCATGTTCGCTCCTACAAAGGGATATTGCCGTGCTTTTTAGCCGGAGTGATATCGCGTTTATTTTTAAGCATTTCCAAAGAGTCGATGATGCGTTTACGAGTCAACGCTGGATCGATCACTTCGTCAGTATAACCCAACTCTGCAGATACATATGGATTTGAGAACTTTTGTTCATACTGAGCAGTCAGACGTGCTTTTTCAGCAACTGGATCGCTTGCTTTATTGATCTCCTCGCGACTGATGATGCTTACTGCACCTTCAGCCCCCATCACTGCGATTTCTGCAGAAGGGTAAGCCAAGTTCACGTCAGATCTCAAAAGTTTAGAGCCCATTACAATGTAGGCACCACCGTATGCTTTACGAGTGATCACAGTGATTTTAGGAACTGTGGCTTCAGCGTATGCATACAACAATTTAGCACCGTGAGTGATGATACCATTCCACTCTTGATCTTTACCCGGCAAGAAGCCTGGAACGTCAACGAATGAAACAACTGGAATGTTGAAAGCATCACAGAAACGGATGAAGCGAGCTGCTTTACGAGAAGCCTCGATGTTCAAGCAACCAGCCAAGATGTTTGGTTGATTTGCGACGATACCAACAGGGCGACCATTAAATCGGGCGAAACCCACGATCACATTTTGTGCGAAGTGTTTGTGAACTTCAAGGAAGTAACCTTCGTCCACGCACTCAGTGATGATTCCAAGCATGTCGTAAGGTTTCTTAGGATTGTCTGGGATCAAATTCATGATCGCTTCAGTCAAGCGGTCAGGGCGATCCGTGTTCGGCAATGCCGGGGCATCATCCAAGTTATTTGATGGAAGGAAGTTCATCAATTCACGGATTAGCAACAAGCAGTGCTTGTCATCTTCAGCTGCAAAGTGAGCGACACCAGATTTCGCAGAGTGAGTTGTAGCTCCGCCCAGGTCTTCTTTAGTTACATCTTCATGAGTCACAGTCTTGATAACATCAGGACCAGTTACGAACATATATGAAGTGTTCTTAACCATGAATACAAAGTCAGTGATAGACGGGGAGTAAACTGCGCCACCCGCGCATGGCCCCATGATTGCCGTGATTTGTGGAACCAAACCAGAGGCCATCGTGTTGCGAGTAAAGATATCAGCGTAACCACCCAGAGATTCGATACCTTCTTGAATACGCGCGCCACCCGAGTCATTCAAAGAAATAAAAGGAGCACCGTTCTTAATTGAAAGGTCCATCACTTTGCAGATTTTGTTTGCTTGAGTGCGTGACATAGATCCACCGATAACAGTGAAATCTTGTGAAGAGACATAAACCAATTTGCCGTTGATGCGACCGTAACCAGTTACTACGCCGTCGCCAGGAACAACATTTTTGTCCATGCCGAAGTTTGTGCAACGATGAGTAACGAAACGATCCATCTCAACAAAGCTACCTGGATCCAAAAGAACATCTAAACGCTCGCGTGCAGAAAGTCTGCCGCCTTGTTTGTGTTTCGCAACACGAGCAGCACCGCCACCCGCCATCGCGGCTTCATTTCTTTTTTCTAGATCGGCAAGCTTCGCTTGAATGCCTGTAGATACTTCGCTCATAAATTCCTTCTTTAACGTTTGAAAAAACGGAAGGCATATTTCTATCAATGAGCATTTGAGTAATCATCTTAAAACGACAGACGCAGAGCATGTTTTTCTGCTCTGCGTTCAGTAGGTATCTTGTTGAATTTATGGGACTAACTGTCCAAGTACTTGAAGTGCCTTTTGAATATTGATTCGGCCTCGAGTTTTTACTTTAAACTCGTGTCCTGAAGTAACGTCAACCGATTGTTCGATAGCTGCTTTGATTTGCTGTGCCGTCGCGTTTGGCTTTGCACTCCATAAAAGTGCGGCAGCGCCCGACACGAATGGAGCAGCCATGCTTGTCCCATCCATATAAGTCGAGGAGTTACCTGGAATCGTACTCAAAATGTGTTCTCCAGGCGCGGCGACGTGGACAAGGTTGAAGCCACTATTTGACCAAGAGGTCATAAAGTCACTCACACTAGAGGCAGCTACTGTGATTTGATTTGAAAGATTAAAAGAGGCTGGAAACTCTGGATACACATCGATGTCACGCGCATCGTTACCAGCGGCGACAACAACAAGGATTCCTTTTGCTTCTAAGTTAATGAAAGCACTACGTAAGGATGAAACACAAGGTGCTCCACCCCAACTTGCATTGATGATCTTAGCACCGCGACTAGCAGCATACTGAAGAGCTAACACGGCATCGCCCAAAGACCCACCACCATCATTGGCAATAAATTGTGCTGGAATAATTTGCGCACGGGGAGCAAGACCCGCCACCGGACCATAACTTGAATCAGCAGCAATGATGCCGGCTACGTGAGAACCATGCGGACTTGGAGATGACGTAGAAGCTGGGACCGAAACAAAGCTTGCGCCATAATAGTCATCTATCACGCCGTTGTTATCATCATCGATTCCGTTGTTTCGAATCTCGCCCGTATTGATGGCAATGCGGCCCGCAAGCTGAGGATGCGTGACATCCACATACGCATCAACGACAGCAACCTTAACTCCTTGACCATAAAAGCCTTGGGAATATGCAGAGCTCGCTTTGATCATGCTCTGGCCCCATGTATCACTCACTGAAGAGCTCGCGTATTCTTTCACCGCTTCCGTTTGGATGCGACGATCGAATTCAACACGACGAATTTTTTCCAATTGTGGTGCGATAAATTCTTTTTTGAAAGATTCCGCATCAGTGCCGGATTCGACAGTGAAACTGTCATCTTCCCATTGAACGATAAATTTATTTTTGATCGCTTGTCCCATGCACGCTGCAGAATCAAGCGCAGTGCTATCGGAAAAAACGGTATCGGCAGATTTTTTGCTACAAGCTGTGAATACTAAGACGCAAGCAACCGCCGAGAGTATTTTCTGAACATCCATGTTCACTCCCTGTGCGGGCCCAAAGGTCCCATTAATGAGACTTCATGCTAACCCACACAGGTTAATAGATCGGAAAAATTCGTCCCATTTTGAGGCTAGTTTATCCTTAAGCCCATAAACAAAAGACCAAGGCGCTAGACCTTGGTCTTTTTGTTAACCGCAGAGGCATATTGCTGCTCCGCGATTTCCGTCATTGGGTGAAATTAATAGCCTTGCCAGTCTTCGATTTGATCTCGCGGTGCGGAGTTTTCTGTTCCTTCAGTATCTTCGTCCTTAATATTCAAGCGGAAGGAATAAATCGGTTGAGCCCAAATATCTCGACAGGAAATGACGTAATCATAAAAGGAATTTGCCACATAACCTGGAACGGAGTTCGAAACCCTGCCAGCCGCACTTAGGGTGTTAGATGTAGCCCTGTTGTTGCCGGCGCTTTTACTGTTCGCCGAGGGAATCGTTATGCTAAAGCTTCCCGTCGACCCACTCAAGACAATGTACTGACCTCCGGTTTTTGGATAGTCGCTATAAAGCATAGGGCCAGCTCCGCCCCAGCACGCAGGGTTCGCGCGCGGCGCAGTCGCGCATTTAACTTTGTCTGACTCTCCAGGAGGAATATAATCATCAGAATTTGATTTTTGATAACCATAAACGCTAAAGCTGACTATTGCACAAGTGGCTGGCAGCTTCGATCCTAAGGTGATGATCAAGTCACTATAATATAGTTTGCCCTCAGGTATTAAGATGTCACATTCTTCTCTTGGACCTTCCGGGCTGTCAACAGACGTCAGAGCTTTACAGTGACCGTGTGTACTCAATGCGCCGGACTCATTTCCTTCCCATCGTGTCTGAACCCCAACAAAAAGCGCGGTATCCTTCGGAGCCTCATCAAAGTTCACATCTTTAATTGCAGGTGTCGTAGAAGACGAACCAGTCTCTTTCTTAGGAGGTTCCCCACAAGAAATGATAGTTGAAGAAACAGTCGGCAACATGATTGAAAATAAAATAAACTTTTTCATGTTTCTTCGTTCGGCAGACAAATAATCAAACTTTAATTGATTTGTACAAATTCACTAAAAATTGTTTATTTTCAGTCGAGAAATCTGAACTCTTGGATATGGAGTCACACCTAAGGCTGTTTATATAAACAGCCCCAAGTCTAGATATTTGTGATGAATTCTTTAAGGAACGATGTGAATTGAATCTCTACGCGTTTCGCTGTTTCAGTTACTTCATCGTGAGATAATTTTTGCGAAGACATACCAGCTGCTAAATTTGTGATGCAGCTAAGTGCAGAAACGCGCAGACCCAAATGATTTGCAGCGATGGTTTCAGGAACAGTACTCATTCCGACGGCCTTGCCACCGATCAATTTCAAGTAACGAACTTCAGCAGGAGTTTCATACGTAGGACCACTCACACCACAGTAAATACCTTTGTGATAGCGAGTTCCTTGTTTTTGCAGAACTTGCTCCATGATTGTGATTAAGCGTTTGTCGTAAGCTTCAGTCATGTCTGGGAAGCGAGGGCCAAGTTCCTTAATGTTCGGTCCCATCAAAGGATTCGTGCCCATCAAATTGATGTGATCTTCGATGATCATAAAATCACCTGCTTGCATGCTTTCACCAAAGCCGCCAGCGGAGTTAGTCAAAATCAAAGTCTCAATTCCAAGCATTGCAAGGGTTCTAGTTGGGAACACAACACTTTCCATGCTGTGACCTTCATAGTAGTGATTGCGCCCCTGCAAAATCACGATTGATTGACCGTTGATTTTTCCGAAAATCAAATTACCAGAGTGACCTTCAACTGTGGGAGGGGAGAAGTGCGGGATATCTTTATAGGGAATTGTTGTTTCAACTTCCACATCCTTAACAAAGGCACCCAAACCTGAACCTAGAACGACACCGATCTTCGGTTTCGCCGAAGTTTTAGTACGGATGAAGCTGATCGATTCTTGTAGATTATTGAGTACCAAGTTGTTCTCCTAATGTCCTCGAGCTTTAGCTCAAAACTTTCAGTATCAAACTAGGCTTTGATACCTTTTGCAAGGAAATATTAATCGCTGATTTTAGCATCGGCACTGCAGACGCAAGCAAATCTTGATCATCCCCGTGCAGAGTAAATAACGTGTCGCCCGATTTCACTTCATCACCGACTTTCGCGTGAAATTCAATCCCCGCGGTGGGAGCAATGATATCAGTCGTTTGCGCGCGACCAGCTTTGATTAAAATTCCGGCAACACCGATCGCTTCCGTATGGAAACCTTGTATAAAGCCTGATTTTTCAGAGGTGATTTTCATGCTGTATTTCGGTTTTGGAACATTGCGAAGATCACCACCGTGAATTTTGCAAAGCTCCTCAAATTTCGCTAGCGCTTTCCCAGAAGTCAAAGTTTCCAAGGCGATTTGATAAGACTCTTCTTCAGTCTTACCGATACCAGCAAGCAACAGCATGTGGGCAGAAAGTCGCAGACTTAATTCACGAGTATCCTCATACAAATCGTAGCCCTGAGGGCCGATAAATTTTTCGTTCTTCATGATCGCAACGCACTCGTCAACCTCTAAAGAGTTTCCGGCATAGCGACCCAATGGTTGATCCATATTCGTAAGCAGGGAAGTGACCTTTTTGCCGTAACCCTTAGCGATATTCATCAAATTCACAGCAAGCTCTTCAGCCAATGCAGGAGTCTTCATGAATGCGCCAGACCCATACTTCACATCTAGCACTAAACCATCAATGCCCTCGGCCAACTTCTTAGACATAATCGAGGCACAAATCAAAGGAAGGCTTTCAACCGTCGCCGTTACATCGCGAAGTGCATAGATTTTTTTATCCGCAGGGCAGATCTCTTTAGTTTGTCCGATGAAACAGATATTATTCTTACGAACAAGTTCAATAAATTCAGGCAAAGGTTTTTGAGTATTAAAGCCAGGAATAGCTTCTAACTTATCTAAAGTACCACCGGTATGACCCAAGCCGCGGCCTGAAATCATCGGAACTGGAGCGCCGGCAGCAGCAACGATCGGCCCTAAGATCAAGCTGGTCTTATCTCCCACGCCACCTGTGGAATGCTTATCAACTTTGAATCCCTTTACTGAAGAGAAGTCGACAACTTCACCAGAATGAAGCATGGCTTTTGTCAGACCTAAAGTTTCTTCTTTAGTCATACCTTTGAAAAAAATCGCCATCAACAGAGCAGACATTTGATAATCAGGAATAGAGCCCCGAGCATATCCAAGAATAAATTCTTCGATTTCATCAGACGTTAATTCGCCACCATTACGTTTCTTTTTAATAATTTCAGCAGGAAGGAAAGACATTAGTAGCCTCCTTGAGATTGTTGACCTTGAATAAGAGCGACACCCGAGCTAGTTCCCAAACGAGTTGCACCCGCAGCAATAAGTGCGACAGCTTGTTCTGCACTTTTCACACCGCCGGATGCTTTTACTTCCAACTTGTCGCCGACGACAGATTTCATAAGTTTTACATCTTCGACTGTGGCGCCTCCGCCAGCAAAGCCCGTGCTTGTTTTAACAAAGTGAGCGCCAGCCTCTAATGCAGCCTT is a window of Bdellovibrio sp. SKB1291214 DNA encoding:
- a CDS encoding acyl-CoA carboxylase subunit beta; the encoded protein is MSEVSTGIQAKLADLEKRNEAAMAGGGAARVAKHKQGGRLSARERLDVLLDPGSFVEMDRFVTHRCTNFGMDKNVVPGDGVVTGYGRINGKLVYVSSQDFTVIGGSMSRTQANKICKVMDLSIKNGAPFISLNDSGGARIQEGIESLGGYADIFTRNTMASGLVPQITAIMGPCAGGAVYSPSITDFVFMVKNTSYMFVTGPDVIKTVTHEDVTKEDLGGATTHSAKSGVAHFAAEDDKHCLLLIRELMNFLPSNNLDDAPALPNTDRPDRLTEAIMNLIPDNPKKPYDMLGIITECVDEGYFLEVHKHFAQNVIVGFARFNGRPVGIVANQPNILAGCLNIEASRKAARFIRFCDAFNIPVVSFVDVPGFLPGKDQEWNGIITHGAKLLYAYAEATVPKITVITRKAYGGAYIVMGSKLLRSDVNLAYPSAEIAVMGAEGAVSIISREEINKASDPVAEKARLTAQYEQKFSNPYVSAELGYTDEVIDPALTRKRIIDSLEMLKNKRDITPAKKHGNIPL
- a CDS encoding S8 family peptidase, with amino-acid sequence MDVQKILSAVACVLVFTACSKKSADTVFSDSTALDSAACMGQAIKNKFIVQWEDDSFTVESGTDAESFKKEFIAPQLEKIRRVEFDRRIQTEAVKEYASSSVSDTWGQSMIKASSAYSQGFYGQGVKVAVVDAYVDVTHPQLAGRIAINTGEIRNNGIDDDNNGVIDDYYGASFVSVPASTSSPSPHGSHVAGIIAADSSYGPVAGLAPRAQIIPAQFIANDGGGSLGDAVLALQYAASRGAKIINASWGGAPCVSSLRSAFINLEAKGILVVVAAGNDARDIDVYPEFPASFNLSNQITVAASSVSDFMTSWSNSGFNLVHVAAPGEHILSTIPGNSSTYMDGTSMAAPFVSGAAALLWSAKPNATAQQIKAAIEQSVDVTSGHEFKVKTRGRINIQKALQVLGQLVP
- a CDS encoding purine-nucleoside phosphorylase, translated to MVLNNLQESISFIRTKTSAKPKIGVVLGSGLGAFVKDVEVETTIPYKDIPHFSPPTVEGHSGNLIFGKINGQSIVILQGRNHYYEGHSMESVVFPTRTLAMLGIETLILTNSAGGFGESMQAGDFMIIEDHINLMGTNPLMGPNIKELGPRFPDMTEAYDKRLITIMEQVLQKQGTRYHKGIYCGVSGPTYETPAEVRYLKLIGGKAVGMSTVPETIAANHLGLRVSALSCITNLAAGMSSQKLSHDEVTETAKRVEIQFTSFLKEFITNI
- a CDS encoding thymidine phosphorylase — protein: MSFLPAEIIKKKRNGGELTSDEIEEFILGYARGSIPDYQMSALLMAIFFKGMTKEETLGLTKAMLHSGEVVDFSSVKGFKVDKHSTGGVGDKTSLILGPIVAAAGAPVPMISGRGLGHTGGTLDKLEAIPGFNTQKPLPEFIELVRKNNICFIGQTKEICPADKKIYALRDVTATVESLPLICASIMSKKLAEGIDGLVLDVKYGSGAFMKTPALAEELAVNLMNIAKGYGKKVTSLLTNMDQPLGRYAGNSLEVDECVAIMKNEKFIGPQGYDLYEDTRELSLRLSAHMLLLAGIGKTEEESYQIALETLTSGKALAKFEELCKIHGGDLRNVPKPKYSMKITSEKSGFIQGFHTEAIGVAGILIKAGRAQTTDIIAPTAGIEFHAKVGDEVKSGDTLFTLHGDDQDLLASAVPMLKSAINISLQKVSKPSLILKVLS